The DNA segment GTCCCGGTCGCCGATGAACACCACCGGGTTCCAGAAGCTCGACAGCAGCGTGCCGCCGGGCACGAGCACGCGCGCGCATTCCCGCCACACGGGCCGCACATCCGGCACGTAGAGGTTGGAGATGGGGTGGAAGATCAGGTCGAAGCTGGCATCGGCGAACACGCCCAGGTCCCGCATGTCGCCCTGCACGCAGCGCAGGTCCAGGCCTTCCCGCTCGGCCACGGCGCGGTCCTGCGCGAGCTGGCCGGCCGAGGCGTCGTACACCGTCACCTCGGCGCCCGCCGCCGCGAGGATGGGGGCCTGCTGGCCCCCTCCGGCGGCCAGGCAGAGGATGCGCAGGCCGGCAACCTGCTCCAGCCATCCCGCGGGCAGCGGGCCCGGCGTGAGGTGGACCTGCCAGTGCCCGGCGCGCGCGGCGGCGATGGCCTCGGGGCCGACCGGGGCGGACCATTCGCAGCCCTGCGCGGCCTAGCGGTCCCAGGCAGCCTGGTTGTGGGCGAGGATGTCGATGGGATGGTTCATGGTTTTTGAGCGTGGCGACGGCGCATTCCCGCTCCCGATCATTGTCGCTCTTGGCTTGGCGTACCACGGCCACCCCACGGTCAAACTCCATGTCCTTGACCTGCAAGCGCAGGCCTTTCCAATCAGCCGCATGCCGGTACCGTACAGCAGGCGGCCAGCAAGGCCGTCAAAACAGAGGGAATGCGCTTGGGCGTGCGCGCCATCGAGCCATGGCAGGTCCATGCCCGACACCTCGCGGTAGAGGAAAACCTTCGATTTCCAGCTGCCCGATGTCTCATGGATGCCGCAAGCCGTGCCGTTTCACGAACATGTGCACCTATTGCACGCAGGCCTGCTCGGTACTCAGGCTATAGTGTTTGTAACGAATCGCTCACGGACCTGATCCAGCAACCGTGCGGCGTGCAACACAGGAGGGGGGGCATGGCTGAATTTAATTCTGTATTTTTGTACAGCACACGCGCCGTCAAGCTGGGCTACAAGCCCCTTTCCGCGTTTTCTTCGCACCAATTTAGACCGCAAGCGCCAGATATGGCCTGCGGCTTGGTGCGGTCTACATTACGTTAGGCCTCACATCACGCCATGCAGCCACACCTTGCCATATTCCATGTGGACAGTGTTCCAGACGCGACATTCGCCGATTTCCAGACCACCC comes from the Paracidovorax avenae ATCC 19860 genome and includes:
- a CDS encoding class I SAM-dependent methyltransferase, producing MAAARAGHWQVHLTPGPLPAGWLEQVAGLRILCLAAGGGQQAPILAAAGAEVTVYDASAGQLAQDRAVAEREGLDLRCVQGDMRDLGVFADASFDLIFHPISNLYVPDVRPVWRECARVLVPGGTLLSSFWNPVVFIGDRDPTLRAQGLVKPVWRLPYSDVAHLPPEALADKQSRGEALVFGHTLADQIGGQLDAGFVLTGFHEDWQPHPRFVVENVMPTFVATRAVKKA